A region from the Brassica napus cultivar Da-Ae chromosome C8, Da-Ae, whole genome shotgun sequence genome encodes:
- the LOC106431815 gene encoding uncharacterized protein LOC106431815 isoform X2 has product MTDPERLTALKKAYADTILNTAKEAAARVMVSERRARGYQQELVAVRDEALRTCLRLKQMYDSKVKEAEMMSLSKQQKIEELEAQLGEAEDIVGELRMELRESRYQLEKLTSIRQSNEEENKPINEVVSLACEDSSNHERTVVASGIIKPHSSDRDMSINRCSYKENKDPCHHTLPSILTRRREADALEKGDCPNVEEKELLTTSLSPSEKEYVQFTVRRKRKKDARSGSISPEGGSSSSQEEESRNRRQKTGEKDNVYLDSFNTESSSRDTRRVAQVARQLLPFTEKKTSQENQSDDVS; this is encoded by the exons ATGACTGACCCAGAG AGATTAACCGCATTGAAGAAGGCTTACGCGGATACGATACTGAACACGGCCAAGGAAGCGGCGGCACGTGTGATGGTTTCAGAGAGGAGAGCTCGTGGGTATCAGCAGGAGCTTGTGGCGGTTAGAGACGAGGCTCTCCGTACGTGTCTTAGGCTTAAGCAGATGTATGATTCCAAG GTCAAAGAGGCAGAGATGATGTCTTTAAGCAAGCAGCAAAAGATTGAAGAACTTGAAGCTCAACTTGGAGAAGCTGAAGATATAGTGGGCGAGCTAAGGATGGAGCTGCGGGAGTCTCGTTACCAGCTCGAGAAATTGACAAGTATTCGTCAAAGCAACGAGGAGGAAAACAAGCCAATAAATGAAGTGGTTTCTTTAGCGTGTGAGGACTCTAGTAACCACGAGAGAACAGTAGTGGCTAGTGGGATCATCAAACCACATTCGAGTGACAGAGATATGAGTATCAACAGGTGTTCTTATAAAGAGAATAAAGATCCTTGCCACCATACTCTTCCTTCCATACTAACTAGACGCAGAGAAGCTGATGCGTTAGAAAAAGGAGATTGTCCTAATgtggaagagaaggagctactGACTACATCTTTGTCGCCTTCAGAGAAAGAGTATGTCCAGTTCACAGTCAGGAGAAAGCGTAAGAAGGATGCAAGAAGCGGCAGCATTAGCCCTGAAGGGGGAAGCTCCTCATCGCAAGAAGAAGAGAGCAGAAACAGAAGACAAAAAACTGGAGAGAAAGACAATGTGTACTTGGACTCCTTCAACACTGAATCATCATCTCGTGATACTCGTCGTGTTGCTCAGGTCGCTCGTCAG CTTTTACCATTCACAGAGAAGAAAACGTCGCAGGAGAACCAAAGTGATGATGTTTCTTGA
- the LOC106431815 gene encoding uncharacterized protein LOC106431815 isoform X1, producing the protein MTDPEQRLTALKKAYADTILNTAKEAAARVMVSERRARGYQQELVAVRDEALRTCLRLKQMYDSKVKEAEMMSLSKQQKIEELEAQLGEAEDIVGELRMELRESRYQLEKLTSIRQSNEEENKPINEVVSLACEDSSNHERTVVASGIIKPHSSDRDMSINRCSYKENKDPCHHTLPSILTRRREADALEKGDCPNVEEKELLTTSLSPSEKEYVQFTVRRKRKKDARSGSISPEGGSSSSQEEESRNRRQKTGEKDNVYLDSFNTESSSRDTRRVAQVARQLLPFTEKKTSQENQSDDVS; encoded by the exons ATGACTGACCCAGAG CAGAGATTAACCGCATTGAAGAAGGCTTACGCGGATACGATACTGAACACGGCCAAGGAAGCGGCGGCACGTGTGATGGTTTCAGAGAGGAGAGCTCGTGGGTATCAGCAGGAGCTTGTGGCGGTTAGAGACGAGGCTCTCCGTACGTGTCTTAGGCTTAAGCAGATGTATGATTCCAAG GTCAAAGAGGCAGAGATGATGTCTTTAAGCAAGCAGCAAAAGATTGAAGAACTTGAAGCTCAACTTGGAGAAGCTGAAGATATAGTGGGCGAGCTAAGGATGGAGCTGCGGGAGTCTCGTTACCAGCTCGAGAAATTGACAAGTATTCGTCAAAGCAACGAGGAGGAAAACAAGCCAATAAATGAAGTGGTTTCTTTAGCGTGTGAGGACTCTAGTAACCACGAGAGAACAGTAGTGGCTAGTGGGATCATCAAACCACATTCGAGTGACAGAGATATGAGTATCAACAGGTGTTCTTATAAAGAGAATAAAGATCCTTGCCACCATACTCTTCCTTCCATACTAACTAGACGCAGAGAAGCTGATGCGTTAGAAAAAGGAGATTGTCCTAATgtggaagagaaggagctactGACTACATCTTTGTCGCCTTCAGAGAAAGAGTATGTCCAGTTCACAGTCAGGAGAAAGCGTAAGAAGGATGCAAGAAGCGGCAGCATTAGCCCTGAAGGGGGAAGCTCCTCATCGCAAGAAGAAGAGAGCAGAAACAGAAGACAAAAAACTGGAGAGAAAGACAATGTGTACTTGGACTCCTTCAACACTGAATCATCATCTCGTGATACTCGTCGTGTTGCTCAGGTCGCTCGTCAG CTTTTACCATTCACAGAGAAGAAAACGTCGCAGGAGAACCAAAGTGATGATGTTTCTTGA
- the LOC106431821 gene encoding uncharacterized protein LOC106431821, with translation MMRYGHSFDVIIIQVKEAEMMSLSKQQKIELEAQLGEAEDIVGELRMELRESRYQLEKLTNSRQSNEEENKLSEVVSLACEDSSNHERTVVASGIKPHSSDRDMSINRCSYKENKDPCHHTLPSILTRRREAEALEKGDCPNVEEKELLTTSLSPSEKEYVQFTVRRKRKKDARSGSISPEGRSSSSQEDESRNRRQKTGEKDNVYLDSFNTESSSRDSRRVAQVARQLLPFAEKKMSQENQSDYVS, from the exons ATGATGCGTTATGGTCACAGTTTTGATGTGATTATTATACAGGTCAAAGAGGCGGAGATGATGTCTTTAAGCAAACAGCAAAAGATTGAACTTGAAGCTCAACTCGGAGAAGCTGAAGATATAGTAGGAGAACTAAGGATGGAGCTGCGAGAGTCTCGCTACCAGCTCGAGAAATTGACAAATAGTCGTCAAAGCAACGAGGAGGAAAACAAGCTCAGTGAAGTAGTTTCTTTAGCGTGTGAGGACTCTAGTAACCACGAGAGAACGGTAGTGGCTAGTGGGATCAAACCACATTCGAGCGACAGAGATATGAGTATCAACAGGTGTTCTTATAAAGAGAATAAAGATCCTTGCCACCACACTCTTCCTTCCATACTAACTAGACGCAGAGAAGCTGAAGCGTTAGAAAAAGGAGATTGTCCTAATgtggaagagaaggagctactGACTACATCTTTGTCGCCTTCAGAGAAAGAGTATGTCCAGTTCACAGTCAGGAGAAAGCGTAAGAAGGATGCAAGAAGCGGAAGCATTAGCCCTGAAGGGAGAAGCTCCTCCTCGCAAGAAGACGAGAGCAGAAACAGAAGACAAAAGACTGGAGAGAAAGACAATGTGTACTTGGACTCCTTCAACACTGAATCATCATCTCGTGATAGTCGTCGTGTTGCTCAGGTCGCTCGTCAG CTTTTACCATTCGCAGAGAAGAAAATGTCGCAGGAGAACCAAAGTGATTATGTTTCTTGA